The genomic window CACGGCCACATCCGAACGACACCTTGGGTGGCCATGGCGAAGCGCCGGGACACCACGGTCGGTCGGGCCGGTGCGAGAGGCCGAGGCCCGCTCGCACGCCGAGGCGATCCCATGGCGTCGCTGCGCTTCCGCCCTGCGGCTGGTTCGCCAGCCCGGGTGGCTGTGGCGGAGCCCCGCGACGCCACGGTCGGTCGGGGTCGGAGCGAGGATCGAAGGCCGGCCCGCCGGCCTCAGCGAGCCCCTCGCGACGCTCCGCCTGCCGGGCCCCGGTTCGCGGCGGACCTGGGCGGGGCCGGTCGGTGCAGGTCATCGACAGAGGCCGGCGGCGTCCGGTGTACCAGCCTGCCCAAGAGCTCGACCGCATATGGCGATTTCTCCGCGATGCAATGGATTCGCGACCCTCTCGCCTTTGAGGTCGCCATTCCCATGGTTTGCCGCTCATGACGCAAGCCGACCTCGCCAATCCGGGGAGCGACGAGCTGGTGGTGCTCATCCTCAAGCAGGCCGCCTTGCTCGAGAAGCAGGCCGCCCCGGTCGCGGCGCTTCGGGCGAAGGCCGAAGAGCGGACGCGGTCGGGCAAGCGGCAGGGGAACACCCCGTCGGCAGCGTCGTCGTTCTTGACGACGCGATCCTCGGCGAGGGAGTCGTGGCGGGCGCCATCACCGGCCACGCCGAGACGCTCGCCTGCCAGGTGGCCCTCGACGCCGCGGGCCGCGGGGACCTCGCGGGGGCGGCCCTCGACACCACGGCCGAGACCTGCTTCATATGCGGCTATGCGATTCCCGAGCTCCGCGTCGGCCTGGTGGTCTGCGGCAAGGACGCGCCGATTATCGAGGCGGTTACCTCGGCCCATCCGGTCCTGACCGACCCGGCCCTCGACGGGTGGCGCCTGGCTCCGGCGGTGATCGGCGGTGAGCTGCGGGAGGAGTGCGAGGGGCTGAAGCGGAAGCCCGGCGCATGACGACGCCCCGGGGCGACTCCCGAGGGGCTCGGAGTCGTCACCGCGGCCGGACCTACGCGTCGCCTTCCTTCTTCGTGCCCTTGAGCAGCGCCACGATGGCCATGGCATGCCCGTGGCCGAGCTCGTATTCCTCCTTCAGCCATGCGGTCACCTGGCCCGCCTTGATGTCGGTGCGGAGCTTGCCGCCCGACATGAAGCCCTTCTCATCGGCGAGTCTGCGGAAATCAGACGGCCCCTTGCCGGTCTTCGCCTGGATGTTGTCCAGATAGGCCTGGAACGACATGCGGACCTCCCTCCTGTGGAGGAGAAATGGACGCCGCCCCGCCTCCGCGGGACGGCTGGCCCGAATTGCCGACTCACCAGGTCTTGGCCAGCGCCACGAGCTGGTCCAGCGCCGCGCCCCAGCCGTGGTGGAACCCCATCGCCTCGTGCTTCGAGCGGCCATCTTCGGTGCTGTGGAGGACGGTCGCCGTGTACTTCGTCCCGGCCTCGTGCGGTTCGATCTCGATGATCGCCGTGAAGACGAACGGCACGTCGGCGCCGAGGTTCGCCGGGCGGTAGCCGGGCCGCAGCGCCCCGGTCCATACGAGCCTCCGGTCCGGCACGATCTCGAGGTAGCACCCGGTGTTCGGGAATTGCTGCCCCTCGGGCGACTCCATGACCGTGTGGAACTTGCCGCCGGGCTTCAGGTCGATCTCGCAGCCGACGGTCTTCCACGGGGCCGGGGTGAACCAGCGCTTCAGGTACTCGGGGGTCGTCCACGCCTTCCAGACGAGTTCCGGGGCGACGTCGACGACCCGTTCCAGCACGAGGTCGGTCTTGGGGTCCAGGTCCGTCATTCGGGCGGCTCCTTGAGGCCTTGGAGGAAGGAATCGAGCTGATCGAGGCGTCGCTTCCAGAGCAGGCGCTGTGTGGCCATCCAGTCCTCGGCCGCCATCAGCGTCTCCGGGGCGAGCTCGTAGGTGCGGACCCGCCCGGACTTCCGGGATTGGACCAGGCCGCATTTCTGGAGCACGTCGAGGTGCTGGAGGAAGGACGGCAGCGCCATCCGGAAGGGCTGCGCCAGCTCGGTCGTCGCGGTCGGCCCGCGCGAGAGCCGCTCCACCACCGCTCGGCGAGTCGGGTCGGCCAACGCCTGGAAGACGAGGTTCAGCTGTGCCACTTGGTTAGGCATGGAACTAACTATAGCCGGTCGATCGGTTAGGTCAATGCCTAGGTGTCCGGCTGGTGGAGCGGTCTGGGTCCGCCCCCGTCCCCGGCCCGGTGATTCGCGTCGTCCTCGGCGAGGGCCCGGAGCTTGCGATCGACCTCGATGTCCTCGGCGACGGCCTCCATCGGGCGAGTCCGGATTCGTCGGCCGCGATCGTTCCGACCCTTGATGCCGCCGGGGATAGAAATCCGTGACGAAACCCGGCGGTCCGACCAGGCCCGCAACCGGCGGTGTGCCGCCCGGCCGGAGCAGCCGAGTCCCGGCGGGCACCGGTGGTCGGGACAAGCCAGATCACTCGGGCGGCGACTCGGTGCCCGGCCCGAGGCCGGCCGCCCTTGGGGCCGGCGGGTTGCTCGGGGGAGAGGTGGTGGGCGAGGGTATCGAAGGACTCGTCCGGCACCCGGGCGCTGGCCGCGGCAGTGGCCTCCTCGACGACGGAAGGGGCATCGTCCCGAATGACCGGCGGGCCATCACGGGGGGGGGTGACGGTTTGCACCGCCCCGAATGTGCGGGTGACCACGATCGTCGGATCGTGGTCCGGACGCGCGAAGCCTCCAGCCTCGCACGTCGGTGCGACCCGGGACGCCGGGGCATCGAGGCGAGGACGAGGCTCCTGCCGCGGGCCGAGGCCGGCCCCGCAGATCCGGCTGACGCCGGAGGCTGGAGGCTTCGCCCGTCCGAACCACCCGCTCACGCGGGTGGTCACGTGTTCATGGATTCCCGGGCCAAGTTTCAAGTTGGGGCTCCAGCATTTGGGACGGTGCCGGCATGGCGGATGTCGCGAACATGGAGATTTCGGCGAGCCACGAGCGGACGAGATTCGCTCGTCGGACCGGGCTCACCCGGTCGCCGGACGGAGCCGGCTCCCACGGGGAGGGCATCTCCCCGGTTCGGGGCCAGTGCGGGCGGCGGGCGGAGATGGCTTCTGCGGGGGAGCGAGGTGGGACGCTTCTCTCCTCGCGTGCGGGGCCCGCACGCCGAAGAAGGCGGTAGTGCCCGTGGTGCCCTTTGGGTGCAGTCATCGAGCCAATCCCGAGCGTGTCGGACGCCGCGGACGGCCTCCTCCTGCTCCATCCCGAAGCGGGTGATGTCGATCATCCCGATGAAACACGGCGACTACCGGTCGGAGACCGACAGCCAGCGGACCACCGCCCCGGAGCGAGGGGGCGCGGAGGCCGGCGATCCCGCGCGGGTGGGCCGCTACCGCGTCGTCCGCCGGCTCGGCCAGGGGGGATTCGGCCGCGTCTACCTGGCGCATGACGACGACCTCGACCGGCCGGTGGCGATCAGGGTGCCCAACCCGGACCGGGTCGCCTCGCCGGGCGACGTGGAGGCCTACCTGGCGGAGGCCCGGGCTCTCGCCCGGCTCTCGCACCCGAGCATCGTGCCCGTGTACGACTTCGGCCGGACCGAGGACGGGCTCTGCCACGTGGTCTCGAAGTACATCGACGGCAGCGACCTGGCCGAGCGGCTCCGGGGGCGGCCGCCGTCCACCCGGGAGTCGGTGGAGCCGGCGGCGGCCGTCGCCGAGGCCCTGCACCACGCCCACACCCGGGGGCTCGTCCACCGCGACGTCAAGCCCGGGAACATCCTGATCGACGCGT from Aquisphaera giovannonii includes these protein-coding regions:
- a CDS encoding DUF4287 domain-containing protein — protein: MSFQAYLDNIQAKTGKGPSDFRRLADEKGFMSGGKLRTDIKAGQVTAWLKEEYELGHGHAMAIVALLKGTKKEGDA
- a CDS encoding SRPBCC family protein, with amino-acid sequence MTDLDPKTDLVLERVVDVAPELVWKAWTTPEYLKRWFTPAPWKTVGCEIDLKPGGKFHTVMESPEGQQFPNTGCYLEIVPDRRLVWTGALRPGYRPANLGADVPFVFTAIIEIEPHEAGTKYTATVLHSTEDGRSKHEAMGFHHGWGAALDQLVALAKTW
- a CDS encoding serine/threonine-protein kinase, with the protein product MSIIPMKHGDYRSETDSQRTTAPERGGAEAGDPARVGRYRVVRRLGQGGFGRVYLAHDDDLDRPVAIRVPNPDRVASPGDVEAYLAEARALARLSHPSIVPVYDFGRTEDGLCHVVSKYIDGSDLAERLRGRPPSTRESVEPAAAVAEALHHAHTRGLVHRDVKPGNILIDASGQPRVADFGLALKDEDYGKGARLAGTPSYMSPEQARGEGHRVDGRSDLFSLGVVREQPRMRPGRPGHGRIRAVAARPRGEPARTSSARDLYGIVPARRPAPGAIGGPGGGAGTCGGGGRDRHESR
- a CDS encoding tRNA-specific adenosine deaminase, whose protein sequence is MAISPRCNGFATLSPLRSPFPWFAAHDASRPRQSGERRAGGAHPQAGRLAREAGRPGRGASGEGRRADAVGQAAGEHPVGSVVVLDDAILGEGVVAGAITGHAETLACQVALDAAGRGDLAGAALDTTAETCFICGYAIPELRVGLVVCGKDAPIIEAVTSAHPVLTDPALDGWRLAPAVIGGELREECEGLKRKPGA
- a CDS encoding ArsR/SmtB family transcription factor, with the protein product MPNQVAQLNLVFQALADPTRRAVVERLSRGPTATTELAQPFRMALPSFLQHLDVLQKCGLVQSRKSGRVRTYELAPETLMAAEDWMATQRLLWKRRLDQLDSFLQGLKEPPE